The Clostridium sporogenes genome contains a region encoding:
- a CDS encoding PTS sugar transporter subunit IIA: protein MFSFFKRENKIVAPVLGRVLELSEVPDEVFASKLAGDGVAIECEDNTIVAPANGVISLIFKTNHAFGITLEDGTELLVHIGIDTVKLEGKGFERLLQEGDKVKTGDPIIRIDREFIKAEGYSLITPVLITNPDNVKNIQYKTGFNAKPGKDILLTCTPK, encoded by the coding sequence ATGTTTAGTTTTTTTAAGAGAGAAAACAAGATTGTTGCTCCAGTTTTAGGGAGAGTATTAGAATTATCAGAAGTACCAGATGAAGTATTTGCAAGTAAATTAGCAGGAGATGGTGTTGCTATTGAATGTGAAGATAATACTATTGTTGCTCCAGCAAATGGAGTAATTTCTTTAATATTTAAAACTAATCATGCTTTTGGTATTACTTTAGAAGATGGAACAGAGCTTCTAGTCCATATTGGTATTGACACTGTTAAATTAGAAGGAAAAGGTTTTGAAAGATTATTACAGGAAGGTGATAAAGTTAAAACAGGAGACCCTATTATCAGGATAGATAGGGAGTTTATTAAAGCTGAAGGGTATTCTTTGATTACACCTGTTTTAATAACAAATCCTGATAATGTTAAAAATATACAATATAAAACAGGTTTTAATGCTAAGCCTGGAAAGGATATTTTGCTTACCTGTACTCCTAAGTAA
- the nagE gene encoding N-acetylglucosamine-specific PTS transporter subunit IIBC, with amino-acid sequence MAKNSKILSKVQKLGKSLMTPIAVLPAAALLLRLGQPDIWSWVGSLPSGIPWMSSAGSAIFDNLSLIFAIGIAVGLAEENNGVAAISATVGYLVLTNVSLKFDDTINMGVLSGIIVGILSASLYNKYKNIKLPDYLGFFGGKRFVPIITSLYSLILGIISGFVWPPIQNVINNFGNAVAGAGAIGAFFFGLFNRLLIPTGLHHIMNTIFWFQFGTFKNSAGKIANGDLNRFFAGDPTAGTYMTGFFVIMMFALPAACFAMVKAAREENKKAVSGMLLGLAFTAFLTGVTEPIEFTFMFISPVLYAIHALLTGISLALTSALGIKCGFGFSASLIDYGLNFGISTKPLFIIPIGLIFAAIYYFLFLFFIKKFNLPTPGRELNSEVNTNINVDTPKKSGHSKLEDKAKEILKAIGNSENIDSIDACVTRIRLVVFDGSKIDEAKLKKLGANGIMKLDEKNIQIVVGTIADPLVSQMKLLMKK; translated from the coding sequence ATGGCAAAAAACAGTAAAATTTTATCAAAAGTTCAAAAGTTAGGTAAGTCTCTTATGACTCCTATAGCTGTATTGCCAGCAGCTGCCCTACTTCTTAGACTAGGACAGCCTGATATTTGGAGTTGGGTTGGTTCTTTACCAAGCGGTATTCCTTGGATGTCTTCAGCTGGATCTGCTATTTTTGATAACTTATCCCTTATTTTTGCTATAGGTATAGCTGTAGGATTAGCAGAGGAAAATAATGGTGTAGCTGCAATTTCCGCTACTGTTGGCTACCTTGTGCTAACAAATGTTTCTTTAAAATTTGATGATACCATTAATATGGGAGTTTTATCCGGCATAATTGTAGGTATATTATCTGCATCACTTTATAATAAGTATAAAAATATTAAACTTCCAGATTATCTAGGTTTCTTTGGAGGAAAACGTTTTGTTCCAATTATAACTTCTTTATACTCTTTAATTTTAGGTATTATATCAGGATTTGTGTGGCCTCCGATTCAAAATGTTATAAATAATTTTGGTAATGCAGTTGCAGGAGCAGGTGCAATTGGAGCATTTTTCTTTGGATTATTTAATAGACTTTTGATTCCAACTGGATTACACCATATTATGAATACAATATTTTGGTTCCAATTTGGTACATTTAAAAATTCAGCAGGTAAAATTGCTAATGGAGATTTAAATAGGTTTTTCGCTGGGGATCCTACTGCAGGAACTTATATGACTGGATTCTTTGTAATAATGATGTTTGCTCTTCCTGCAGCCTGTTTTGCTATGGTCAAAGCTGCTAGGGAAGAAAATAAAAAAGCAGTTTCAGGTATGCTTTTAGGTTTAGCATTTACTGCATTCCTTACAGGAGTTACTGAACCAATAGAATTTACATTTATGTTTATTTCTCCTGTTCTCTATGCAATACATGCTTTGTTAACTGGTATATCTTTAGCCCTTACATCAGCTTTAGGAATAAAATGCGGATTTGGATTTTCTGCCAGCCTTATAGATTATGGTCTTAATTTTGGTATATCAACTAAGCCACTATTTATAATTCCCATAGGTTTAATATTTGCAGCAATATACTACTTTTTATTCTTATTCTTTATAAAAAAATTCAATTTACCTACACCAGGAAGGGAATTAAATTCAGAAGTTAATACAAATATCAATGTTGATACACCTAAAAAAAGTGGACATTCTAAATTGGAGGATAAAGCTAAAGAAATTCTTAAAGCTATCGGTAATTCTGAAAACATTGATTCTATAGATGCTTGTGTAACTAGAATACGTCTTGTTGTTTTTGACGGAAGTAAGATAGATGAAGCTAAACTAAAAAAACTAGGAGCTAATGGAATTATGAAACTTGATGAAAAAAATATTCAAATAGTAGTTGGTACTATTGCTGATCCTTTAGTATCTCAAATGAAACTATTAATGAAAAAATAA
- the glcT gene encoding glucose PTS transporter transcription antiterminator GlcT translates to MSGLQDNCYQVIKVFNNNVLLVHKNKEEKILFSKGIGFGKHPGDSIPFDIKIDKIFTIQNENNFNNFKFLMSNVDSNIIGLCEEVISMISDELKEPLNEKIHVSLTDHISYTIKRLIENNSIENPFLVETETLYKKEFAIAKKAVRLLEDRLNLVIPDEEAGFITLHIHSARNEGKLSNTIKYAFLSSTIIEFLEDELNIEINKSSLDYARFLTHIRFAIERILNNTPIKNELLTAIKNQYKISYKLAKKVSKIIENELSVNVSKEEIAYIAIHIEKFRSSPTKN, encoded by the coding sequence ATGAGCGGTTTACAAGACAATTGCTATCAGGTTATAAAAGTATTTAATAATAACGTCTTACTGGTACATAAAAATAAAGAAGAAAAAATTCTTTTTAGCAAAGGTATTGGTTTTGGAAAACATCCTGGCGATAGTATACCTTTCGATATAAAAATTGATAAAATATTTACTATACAAAATGAAAATAATTTTAATAACTTTAAATTTTTAATGTCAAATGTAGACAGTAATATTATAGGTTTATGTGAAGAAGTGATATCAATGATTTCTGATGAACTAAAGGAACCTTTAAATGAAAAAATACATGTATCTTTAACTGATCATATATCTTATACCATAAAAAGACTTATAGAAAATAACTCTATAGAAAATCCCTTTTTAGTAGAAACAGAAACTCTATACAAAAAAGAATTTGCTATAGCAAAAAAAGCAGTAAGACTGTTAGAAGATAGACTAAATTTAGTTATTCCTGATGAAGAAGCAGGTTTTATCACTTTACACATTCACTCTGCAAGGAACGAAGGGAAACTATCTAATACCATAAAATACGCTTTTCTTTCTAGCACTATCATAGAGTTCCTTGAAGACGAACTTAACATAGAAATAAATAAAAGTTCCTTAGACTACGCCCGATTTTTAACTCACATAAGATTTGCAATAGAAAGAATTTTAAATAATACACCAATAAAAAATGAACTTTTAACTGCTATAAAAAATCAATATAAAATTTCATATAAATTGGCTAAAAAGGTAAGTAAAATAATAGAAAATGAACTTTCCGTAAATGTGTCCAAAGAAGAAATAGCCTACATTGCTATTCACATAGAAAAATTCAGAAGTTCTCCTACTAAAAATTAA